The following nucleotide sequence is from Gemmatimonadaceae bacterium.
TGGCGTGGGACCGGTGGGTGCGACGACGGCGCGATCCATCGGCCAATCCTGTGCGCGGCGACGCTTTGCTCTCTCTGGCGGCGCTTGGCGTCTTCAGCCATCCGGCGCTCGACTGGCTCAACACCTACGGCATCCGCCTGCTGAAGCCGTTCAGCGAGACGTGGTTCCGCGGCGACAGTGTGTTCATCATCGACCCGTGGATTTGGTTGCTGCTGGGGACCGGCCTCATCGTGGCGCGGCGCGCCCAGCCCAACCAGTCGCGCGCCACGCGCCTTGCCCGCACCGCTGGAATGCTGGCGCTCGCGTACGTCGCGACCATGATCGGACTCAGTGTGCAGGGCAAGCGGGTGACGCGCTCGGCGGCGGATGCGGCGGGCATCGCCCCCATCACTGAGGTGCTCTATTCGCCGCGGCCAGCCAATCCGTTCGCCGCTGACGTTGTCGTGCGCACACCGGTTGCGTACCACCCCGGCGCCTTGCGATGGCTCTCTGATCCGCGCGTGACGTTCACCGGCATAGTCATTCCGCGCGGAGACTGGGACGCGCCCGCCGTGCTGCGAGCGCGCGCGACGCCGGCGGCACGCAACTACCTGGTCTGGTCGCAGTTCCCGTATGTGCGCGTCGAGGTGCAGGGCGCCGACACTACCGTCTTCTTTGGCGACGCGCGCTACCGTGCGGGGTCGGCGGGGACTCTAGGTGGACTGCTCCTCCACGTCTCGCATCAGGTGCCTACGGCGCGTGCTGGTGGCAGAAGAGAAGGGGCCACTCCCTGAGTCCTCGCAACGCTTCTTCATAGCACCCCGTACGACCGTGTGCGACGGAGGATGACCTCACGTCGCCTAGGTTTGGCGCGCGTAGTAGAGGATCGCGTGCCCATGTATCGTGCCGACGTGACCGCCGACAACGTCGAGCACGTCGAGAGGCCCCCTACCGTCACCGAAGCGCAGGCTAGTAGGCCGCAGCCGCGGTGCGTTAGCTATGACGATCAGGGCGCCTGCACATTTTGTCTGTCCACGGAGTGTCATCAACAGCTCCCCGGCATTCGTCTTACACTTGCGCTCTAGCTCACACCCAACCAGTGATGACCAGTACATGCAGCAACTTCTCACAGTGGCGCCATACTGAGGAGACAGTGTTCATGCGGCACGACTACCTCGACGCCTCGCTACAATCTCTCGTTCCGCGACCTTAACGCCGGGAGCAGGCGAGCCACGCACCAACCTCGCCATCAGCAAGCATTATACATTGCCACTGCCGCGTTACTTGCCGTAATAGTCTATAACCGGTAGTTTCTGCGGAGTCGATAGCGGCGTGTCCGCAGTCGCTATCGGCCGTTGCTCACTCACTAACGAGGAGTTCATATGCGTGCCCCGATAAGGCGAGCGCGGCAGCTGCTTGGCATCATCGCGCTCGCGGCCCTGTAGTCAGCTTCCACCGCACTTGCCGCGCCGTCGTCGCGCAGCACGGTGGATCAGTGCGGGCTCTGCACCAACCAGATTGAGTGTCCATTCGACTTGACAGTGTATGACTCCGCATGTCAGCAGCACTGTGGTCCCGCTTCGTATGCAGGTGGTTGCTGGCGGCCAGGAGGGCCCGAGTTCCCGCCGGGATGCGCGTCTGGCGGAGGCCAGAGTTTCGTTGTCTGCTACGAGCCGGACTAGCCTACGCTGACCTGGTGCGCGGACCACCGGGTCAACCCATCCGACATTTCCGAGGATTGAACATGCAGCTATCGAGAGCGGCTGCTATTGCCGACCGCGTTACGAGCTTCGCGATTGCTCTCTGTGCCATGGTAGTTGTCATTGCCATCGCTCGACGCGAGTTCTTCGGTACACAGGCCGCCAAGGCTCAGGATGCTTCCGGCGTACGCCCACCCCGCGTTATCGCGGAGTGGGCCGAGGTGCTTGCCACCGCTCGACAACCCTACGATAGCGCAGCGCTACTCACTGTAGTGACGTTTTTTGATGCGGAGTGTCCGTTCTGTAGGAGGTATGAGGCATCTCTTCGTGCATGGCGGAACCAGATGGGACCGCGGGTTACCCTCTTGGCTGTGCACTTTCCGCTCCCGCAGCATCGCTTCGCACGCCCCGCTGCGAGAGCGTTGGAGTGTGCGCGAGTACAGGGTCGCTTTGATCCTATGCTAGCTCACGTGTTCGCTTCACAAGATTCTCTCGGTCTGCGACCGTGGGATGACATCGCATCAGACGCAGGCGTATCGCGACTCCAAGATTTTCGCGAATGCGTACGCGCCGCCGGCCCGATACCTGGCGTTGAAGAAGGTGTGTCGCTCGGGATTCGACTCGGCATCTCAGGCACGCCTGCGGTCATCGTGAACGGTCGCCTGTATTGGAGTCCACCAGACACCGGCGAACTCACTCGACTCGCGAGCGCTGCTGGATTGTTCGCCGCTTCAAGCGGGCATTGAGGAACAAGTCAGCACATCTGTCAAGCCAGATGTCGCGTTGCTGGTGCCATAGGCCCTTCAGGAATCGTCCGGTATCGCTAGGAATGAGCGAACAAATGCGTCTCGCTGACAGAGTTCGGTCCTGTTGCCCCGCGTGTAACATCGCGGCGCGCTTGATCGTGATGCTGGGTCTGATCGGGTCTAGCGCACTCGGACAGGAAGTTCGTACGACGGTCAGGATCACCGACCAATATGCTCGGCCGGTTCCGTTTGCACTCGTCAGCGTAGCGTCCGGTGGCTCGAAGGTGGCCGATGATAGTGGCCACGTCATACTGATCGTTCCGCGAGCCGACTCGCTACGAATCTACGTGCGCCGCATGGGATTCTTACCGTATGACGGCTGGACGCGTCGTGCAGCGCGCGACGGGAGTTTCCACGTCGTACTACAGACAGTCGCTCGACAGCTCGACACTGTCTCAGTCTCGACCGAACGGAACGTCACACTCGAGCGCACCGGTTTCTACGATCGCCTTCGCCGTGTGCAGCGCGGTGCGTACGCTGCCCGGCTGATCACGCCTGAAGAACTTGAGATGCGGAACCCGATCAGGATCACGCAGATGTTCACGGGCGAGACAATGGTGAGAGCGACGCCAGCTGGAGGCGGACGTGCGATACTGCTTGGCCGGGGCCCGAAGTGTGCCATGACCGTTCTTGTGGACGGTATGCTCTTGCGAGGCACTTGGGAGGAGGCAATTAATCGTCGTGATGGTGGACCCGAAGGCACTCGGATGTACTTGGACGATCTGGTTCCGGCTTCCTCGGTTGCTGCCATTGAGATCTATGGTAGCAATGTGTCTGCCCCTGCTGAACTGCAGCAGATCGCCGGTGGCAACGGCTGCGGAATCGTCGCCATTTGGACGGGAGGTCGTCGGTAGGAAGTCGACGGGTAGCAGTCTCGCTCTGCCGGCGTTTGGCGCTGCGTCGCTGGAATATCAGGCAACGGTGCTCATTCGTGGTCGCCTTCCGCGATCTTTACACCACCACCGCATACCTTAGCACCGCCACGAAGTGGCAGGCCGTGCCGGCCAGCACGCACAGGTGCCAGGCGAAGTGCGAGTACCGCATGCGGTGCGCCGTGTAGAACACCGTCCCCGCCGTGTACGCCACGCCGCCGGCAATCAGCCAGAACAGTCCCCATGCGGGGAGGTTCAGGTAGAGCGGGCGCGCCGCGATAATCACCAGCCACCCCATCGCGAGATACAGTGCCGTGGAGAGGCCGCGCATGTGAAAGCCGGCGACCGATTTCACGACGACGCCGAAGATGGCCAGTCCCCAGATGGTCCCCAGCAGCGACCATCCCCAGGCACCGCGCAGGACGCCCAGCGTGAACGGCGTGTACGTGCCGGCAATCAGCAGGTAGATCGCGCCGTGATCGAACACGCGCAGAATCTGCTTGGCGCGTGGGTTCGTGATCGCGTGATAGAGCGTCGAGGTCAGGTAGAGCAGCGAGGCAGTCGCCGCGAAGATCGCCGCCCCGACCACCGCGCGCGTGCCATGCGGCATCGCCGCGATGACAAGCACCGGGATTGAAGCCACGGCCAGCGCGAATCCGATGCCGTGGCTCACGGCGTTCGCGATCTCTTCTCCGACGGACTGCGGGCGTGACATGGGGGCCTCTGGGCCGCGAGTGGTCAGCGGCGGATGCGGCCGACCCTTCTCTGCAAGATAACTACCCCAGGAAGGGTCAGAGCGGTTGCATCGGATTCGTTGGCCCGGCCTGCTTCTTGCCAAGCCGGTCGCCCAGCAGGAGCCCCGCCCCCATGCCAAGAATGAAGATGCCGGCCAGCGACGTGCGGATCTTCAGAATGAACTCGAAGATCACGAACATGAAGCCGATCGCCATGGTGATGATGGCGCCCTTCAACTGCTGGGACACAGTTCCTCCCGTTGGTGCCTGCTTTCTATATAGAAGTGCTACGAGAAACGCGCCAATTCTCGCGTGACGCCTCGCGTTGCCCGGCGGCTCCGCCCTACAAGACGGCGATCATGCCCGCGATGAAGAGCAACGTCAGGACCACGACCATCGGCGCGGCGAATCGTAGCCACCGCTCGTACGGGCACTTCACGCTGAGCAGGATCGCCATCAGCGTGCCGTTGGTCGGCGTCCAGAACTCCGTGAGTCCAGCTCCGGCCTGATACGCAAGCACCGTCGCCTGGCGTGAGATACCCAGCAGGTCGGAGAGTGGAATCATCACCGGCATCGTGAGCACGGCCTGTCCGCTCACGCTGCTCACCGGGATGTGGAGCAACGCCTGCACCGGCACCATCAGCACCGCGGCGAAGGCGCGCGGCGCACTGGCGAGCGGCGTGACAAGCCCCTGTAGGATGGTGTCGATCACGCGCCCGTCCTCGAGCACCAGCGAGATCGAGCGCGCCACGCCGATCAGCACCGCGGCGGCCGTCACGGAACGCATGCCGTCGAAGTACGCGTCCACCGTGCCCTGCACGCCGAGGCGGCCGACCAATCCGACCAATAGACCAGAGACGAAGAAGGCCGCCGAAAGTTCGTTGAACCCCCAGCCGAACTTCAGCACGCCGACGATGTACGCGACGAACGGCGCGGTGATGAGCAGCAGGATGACGCGCTGGCGTGCGTCGAACGTGTGCGCCGACGGCCGGTGCGCCTCATCCGGCTCCACGCGGTGCTTCTCAGCGTGCCGGATCGTCCACCAGGTCCACAGTGCGAGCGCCACCAGGAGCAGACCAGTGCGCAGCAACGCCCCCGACAGCAGCGGCAGCTGTGCAAGCTTCAATGCGATCCCCGCCTGGAAGGGATTGAGCGGACTGAACGCGCTGCCGATCATCGCCGAGCCGATGCTCATCGCCGCGGCCGTGAGTGCATCGTAGCCGAACCCCTGGCAGAGCAGGAGCAGCACCGGGACGAGCGGAATGATCTCCTCGCCCATGTTCTCGAGTGCACCACCGGCCGTGAAGGCGCATGACAGCAGGATGATGGCGAGGTGCCGTTGGCTCCCGAACGTGGCGACCAGCCAGTCCACGATGGCGCGCAGCGTCCCCGCCTTGTCCACGACGGTCCACGCCCCGCCCACCAGCAGGACAAGCACAATCACTTCGGCGCCAGCAACGAATCCGCGCGGCACCGCGACGAAGGCGGCGAAGGGGCCGACGGGCTGCGCTTCCACCCGATGATACGTATTCGCGACAACCACGGTCCGCCCCGTTGCCGCATCCTCCTGCCGGTCGAATTGCCCCGCGGGAATGACGTGCGTCAGCGCGGCCGCGACGAGCACGCAGGCGAGCAGCAAGACCATGGGGTGCGGCAGGTGCAGTGTGCGCATCGAATCTCCCTACGGTGTCTGTCGAAAACGAACAGTCCATCGCAACGTCGTTGCCGGCCCCGCCAGCACCACTCTCCGCCAGCGCACACCGTTCGGCCCTGCCGGCTCAACCCGCTCCCCGAGTTGCGCCCGAGCGTCCGGCGACTCGATCGCGATCGCTTCCCACCCCGGCGGCTCCGTCACCGCAATCTCAAGAGCGTCACCCGCCACCGTGCTGGAGATGCCGCGCAGTGCGCTCCCCTCCCACCGCACATCCTGCAAGTCAGCGCCGCCGCACGTGACGTGCCGATTGGTGGACAGGAGCTGCGGATGGTCCACGCGCTCGCGCAGGCAGACCACCTGCACCGCATCGCCCGTCACGGGCTCCAGCGCGAGCGACGACCGGATGGCGCCGAGGGCCTGGTCATTCCAGTAGTCGAAGGCGACGTAGACGCGCGCTGTGTCGAGCCCAAGCTCTTCCATCGCGATCGTCGTCGGCGCTCCTGCGGTGCGCGCAAGCACCGTCCACCGCTCGAAAGGACGCGCAATGTCAGTCTGGTAAAATGTCTGCTGCAGCCGTTGGTCCGCCTCGAACGGCCGCGGCCCGGCGCCGCTCACCTCGCTCTCCACCATCCACAGCCGGTCGGTGCGCGACGGATCCACGTCGTACACCTGCCCCGGGCGCGTCACGAGCACCGGCGCCGTGCGCTGCGCCGTGAGGAGTGCGGCGCCGTGATAGGTCTCCGGCTTGTCGGTCAGCATCAGCAGCGAGCCTGTGAGCGAGGTCAGCGTCGCCGCGCGCCGACCATCCGGCTGGCTCAGTTCGATATGATCGGGATCGTTGCGCCAGACTACGTTGTTGAACGAGTTGAACTGCGCGAAGCCGCCGTAGCCGAACCCGTCGTCACCCAGCCGCGTGGCGTCGATGATCCCCACGAGCTCCGGGCGCGGTCCCCACGACGCCAGCAGAAAGGCGTCGCGCCCGATCACGGTACGGATCTGCTGCGTGAAGTCGCGGTACACCTTCACGCGGTCCAGCGTGCGTTGCGCAAAGTACGCGCTGTGGCTGTTGAACCCTTCGTACCGCAGGTGCCGCAGGGCGTCCACCTTGTAGTAGCCCCACCCCTGCCGCTTGAGCGCGGCATAGACCGGGAGCACCAGGTCGCGCATCGTGGCGGGACTGCCGTCCATCACGTACCCCACCCAGTTGCCGCGCGACGGCTTGCCGGCGGCATCACGCACGAAGTACTGCGGATGCGCGTACGCCCACGCCGAATCGTGAAAGGCCGTGTTGGTCCAGAGGCCCGCCGTCAGTCCCTTGCCGGCGATATAGCGCTGCAGCCCGCCAAGGCCGCTCGGGAACTTCGCATTCGTGTTGAGCCAGTTGTCCGGCACCGAGATGGGTGACCGCTGGAAGCCGTCGTCGATCTGCAGCACGTCATAGCCGTACGGCTTCAACCGCTCGGCCATCACGTCGGCGGTGCGTTGGATGTCGGCTTCCGTGACGCGGTCCTTGAACGCAAACCACGAGGTCCATCCCGCCACCGAGCGCGGCCAGGTGCGGTAGGCCCACGGTTCATAGGGCGCGAGCCCACGGTGCTTCTGGTAGAAGCGCGGCCGGAAGCGGAGTGTTATTTCGTAGCCATCTGCTACTAATTCAAACGCCGCCGAATCGCCACCGGCCACCGGCGTAATCCGGGCGCTCGCCGGGAAGTCGACGCTCAGCAGCCAGTCGCGGTCGCGCGCATACACCGCGCGGTTCAGCTGGTTGTAGCTGGGCCCCACACTATGCCGCACCACCGGCACGCCATCCTCGCGCGGGTCGGCGTCCACCGCCAGCGCCTCGCCCGTCGTGTGCACTGTGCCGCGCAGCGTGTACCGGCCGGCGCCCGACACCCAGCTCACGACCTGGGTGACGCGGCCGTTCGCCGTATCCACGAGCTGGCGGACCGTGGGCACGCCGCGCGTGGCCGTCACTTCAGCCGTGAGGATGGTCGCGCCATCGTAGCGCACAGTGATTGTACGCCCGGAGACTGTCACCCGCGCCGGCCCGTTGGGCGGCGGCGCGGGCTTTGCCGCCACCGGCGCCTGCGCCGCCGACGTGGCGGCAAGGCCCAGACAGAGGACAGCCGCCACGAACTGCTTCGCCATTTCGTCTCCGTGCCTAGAAGCGGAGCGCGCGCATGTACTGCAGGTTGCGCTTGGCGCTCTCGAGCGGAGCCGCCGACCCCTCCTGCTCCACCACGCACAGCTTGTCATCGATGTCGCGCACCATCCCGAGCAGCGCCTTGAAGTCCACCGTCCCCGTGCCGAGGTCGGTGTCCCTGGTGTTGTCGGCGACGACGTCCTTGATATGGAAGGACCAGAACCGGTCGTGATGCTTCATTAGATACTGCATCGGGTCGCCGCCGCCCATGCGCATGTTGCCGGCATCGAGTTGCAGGCGCACGGCAGCCGGGTCGGTGCGCTCGATGAACAGGTCGAACGGCACCACGCCGTCGATCGGCTTCATATGGTTGGGTTCGTTGTGGAATCCCAGCCAGATGCCGCCCTTCCGCGCCACGGCGCCCGCGGCGTTGAACAGATCGGCCCACCGCTTCCATTCGTCGAGCGACTTGTCGGCCTCGGCGGTCAGGCTCGGAACGATCAGGTACTGCTGTCCCAGGTACTCCGCCGCATCCACGCTCTTCTGCCAGTCCTTGGTGAGCAACGACGGCGCGATGTGCGCTGACGACGCCTTGAGCCCCGTGTTGGCCAGCGCGGCCTTCACCTGCTCGTTCGTGCGCCCGAAGTTGCCGAACGACCAGAGGAGTTCGACGTCGTCGTAACCCATCGCGCGCACCGCGGCGAGGGTCCCCTCCGGGTCCTTTCGCATCTCATTGCGCACCGAGTAGAGCTCGAGGCTCACATGCTTCACTCGGCCCGCGCTGCGCGCAAACGGCGCCGGCAGCGCGCACCCCGCCGCCGCGACGGCGGCCACTTCCACGAATTCACGACGCTTCATCTCTCCCCCGTCCCGTGCACCCCACCGTGCCCGTGTCCTTGCACCCCACCGTGCCCGTGCCCCTGCACCTCTATGGCCTCCCTCGCGCTCGCACGGCGAAGATCAGCATCCCCCCGCCAAACCCGCACAGCACCACCCCCCAGTACAGGTTTACGTTGATGCCGAGCGACTGCGTGTAGGCCTCCGGCGGTGTCACGAGGCCGTAGATGACCAGGATCGCGCCGAAGAGTGAGAACAGGAATCCGATGGGAAGTCGCAAGTCGAATCGCATGGCGCCCCCTTAGAGGAATGCGAGGTTGAGGGCGGTCACGGCGGCGAGGATCATCGCGCCGATGTAGATCGGCCGCTGGTACCACGGCAGGTGTCCTTCGCTGTGACGCTCGGTCAGGCTGTACACGAGACCGCGGAGTTCCTCGTCGCTCTTGAGTCTCTTCGTCAGCAGGCTGATCAGGATGGTCACCGTGAAGCACGTCGACCACGACCAGATGGCGGTCCAGAAGTTCTGCGCCATCTCGCTGGGATACGTGTGCATGATCGGCCCGATCCACCCGCCCTTGAACAGGCTCTCGGCGCCCACCGGAATCGTCAGGCCGTGATGCATCGCGGCGGCGAAGGTGCCCGCCAGCAGGCCATAGAACGCGCCGTGCCCTGTGGTCCGCTTCCAGAACATCCCCAGCAGGAATGTGGCGAACAGCGGAGCGTTCACGAAGGCGAACACCAGCTGCAGCATGTCCATGATGTTGTTGAAGTGCTGCGCCATGTACGCCGTGAGGATCGAGAGGACGGTGCCGAACACCGTCGCCATCCGTCCCATCCACAGGTAGTGCGCGTCGCTCTTGCTCGGCGCGATATGGCTCTGGTAGATGTCGTACGTCCAGACCGTGTTGAATGCCGTCACGTTCCCCGCCATGCCGCTCATGAACGACGCCATCAGCGCCGTCAGCCCGAGCCCGAGCAGGCCGGTCGGGAAGTAGTGCTTGAGCATCAGCGGGATCGTCATGTCGTAGTCGTACGCGTTCCCCTTCACCGGGAGCGCAAACCCGGTCTGCCCGCTCTTGTACGTGAGCGCGATGGCGATCATGCCCGGCAGGATCACCAGGAACGGGAAGAGCATCTTGGGCACCGCGGCGATGAGCGGCACGCGCCGCGCCGCCTGCTCGTCCTTGGCGACCATCGCGCGCTGTACCACCAGGAAGTCGGTGCACCAGTAGCCAAACGACAGGACGAAACCGAGTCCCATCACCATCCCGAACCACTCGACGCCCATCGGGTTGCCGCCGGGCGTCCCCATATGGTTCCAGGCACTCACCCACGCGCCGGCCTGGTACGGCTGCCCCGCGAGGTTCTGGCTTCCCGTGGCCACGAGGTCGAGCCGCGACACGAGCCCCGACCAGCCGCCCGCATCGCGCAGCCCCAGGAAGACGAGCGGCGCGAAGCCGAGCACGATCAGGAAGAACTGCATCACCTCGTTGTAGATCGCCGAGGTCAGGCCGCCGAGGAAGATGTACGCGAGCACGATCGCGGCGCTCGCCCACAGGGCGACGTCGAAGTTCCAGCCGAGCAACAGGTTGAGCAGCTTCGCCATGGCGTACATCGAGATGCCGCTCGAGAAGACGGTCATCGTGGCGAAGCTCAACGCGTTGAACGTTCGCGTCTTCTCGTCGTAGCGCAGCTTCAGGTATTCCGGGACGCTGCGCGCCTTGGAGCCGTAGTAGAACGGCATCATGAAGACGCCCACGAAGA
It contains:
- a CDS encoding metal-dependent hydrolase; translation: MDPITHTLAGATMARAGLDRRTPLATAALLLGANAPDIDIFTALGEANATLACRRGWTHGPLAWIVLPFAVAGLLMAWDRWVRRRRDPSANPVRGDALLSLAALGVFSHPALDWLNTYGIRLLKPFSETWFRGDSVFIIDPWIWLLLGTGLIVARRAQPNQSRATRLARTAGMLALAYVATMIGLSVQGKRVTRSAADAAGIAPITEVLYSPRPANPFAADVVVRTPVAYHPGALRWLSDPRVTFTGIVIPRGDWDAPAVLRARATPAARNYLVWSQFPYVRVEVQGADTTVFFGDARYRAGSAGTLGGLLLHVSHQVPTARAGGRREGATP
- a CDS encoding alpha-galactosidase; protein product: MAKQFVAAVLCLGLAATSAAQAPVAAKPAPPPNGPARVTVSGRTITVRYDGATILTAEVTATRGVPTVRQLVDTANGRVTQVVSWVSGAGRYTLRGTVHTTGEALAVDADPREDGVPVVRHSVGPSYNQLNRAVYARDRDWLLSVDFPASARITPVAGGDSAAFELVADGYEITLRFRPRFYQKHRGLAPYEPWAYRTWPRSVAGWTSWFAFKDRVTEADIQRTADVMAERLKPYGYDVLQIDDGFQRSPISVPDNWLNTNAKFPSGLGGLQRYIAGKGLTAGLWTNTAFHDSAWAYAHPQYFVRDAAGKPSRGNWVGYVMDGSPATMRDLVLPVYAALKRQGWGYYKVDALRHLRYEGFNSHSAYFAQRTLDRVKVYRDFTQQIRTVIGRDAFLLASWGPRPELVGIIDATRLGDDGFGYGGFAQFNSFNNVVWRNDPDHIELSQPDGRRAATLTSLTGSLLMLTDKPETYHGAALLTAQRTAPVLVTRPGQVYDVDPSRTDRLWMVESEVSGAGPRPFEADQRLQQTFYQTDIARPFERWTVLARTAGAPTTIAMEELGLDTARVYVAFDYWNDQALGAIRSSLALEPVTGDAVQVVCLRERVDHPQLLSTNRHVTCGGADLQDVRWEGSALRGISSTVAGDALEIAVTEPPGWEAIAIESPDARAQLGERVEPAGPNGVRWRRVVLAGPATTLRWTVRFRQTP
- a CDS encoding sodium:solute symporter family protein, coding for MPPHRVHRHPAWLSGSVPIPITQSIQLGAVDWLILVLYFTTVVGIGAALKRGMKSSNDFFMSGRNIPSWIAGLAFLSANLGAQEVMGMAASGAKYGMMTSHFYWVGAVPAMVFVGVFMMPFYYGSKARSVPEYLKLRYDEKTRTFNALSFATMTVFSSGISMYAMAKLLNLLLGWNFDVALWASAAIVLAYIFLGGLTSAIYNEVMQFFLIVLGFAPLVFLGLRDAGGWSGLVSRLDLVATGSQNLAGQPYQAGAWVSAWNHMGTPGGNPMGVEWFGMVMGLGFVLSFGYWCTDFLVVQRAMVAKDEQAARRVPLIAAVPKMLFPFLVILPGMIAIALTYKSGQTGFALPVKGNAYDYDMTIPLMLKHYFPTGLLGLGLTALMASFMSGMAGNVTAFNTVWTYDIYQSHIAPSKSDAHYLWMGRMATVFGTVLSILTAYMAQHFNNIMDMLQLVFAFVNAPLFATFLLGMFWKRTTGHGAFYGLLAGTFAAAMHHGLTIPVGAESLFKGGWIGPIMHTYPSEMAQNFWTAIWSWSTCFTVTILISLLTKRLKSDEELRGLVYSLTERHSEGHLPWYQRPIYIGAMILAAVTALNLAFL
- a CDS encoding sugar phosphate isomerase/epimerase, with product MKRREFVEVAAVAAAGCALPAPFARSAGRVKHVSLELYSVRNEMRKDPEGTLAAVRAMGYDDVELLWSFGNFGRTNEQVKAALANTGLKASSAHIAPSLLTKDWQKSVDAAEYLGQQYLIVPSLTAEADKSLDEWKRWADLFNAAGAVARKGGIWLGFHNEPNHMKPIDGVVPFDLFIERTDPAAVRLQLDAGNMRMGGGDPMQYLMKHHDRFWSFHIKDVVADNTRDTDLGTGTVDFKALLGMVRDIDDKLCVVEQEGSAAPLESAKRNLQYMRALRF
- a CDS encoding hemolysin III family protein, producing MSRPQSVGEEIANAVSHGIGFALAVASIPVLVIAAMPHGTRAVVGAAIFAATASLLYLTSTLYHAITNPRAKQILRVFDHGAIYLLIAGTYTPFTLGVLRGAWGWSLLGTIWGLAIFGVVVKSVAGFHMRGLSTALYLAMGWLVIIAARPLYLNLPAWGLFWLIAGGVAYTAGTVFYTAHRMRYSHFAWHLCVLAGTACHFVAVLRYAVVV
- a CDS encoding Na+/H+ antiporter NhaC family protein; this encodes MRTLHLPHPMVLLLACVLVAAALTHVIPAGQFDRQEDAATGRTVVVANTYHRVEAQPVGPFAAFVAVPRGFVAGAEVIVLVLLVGGAWTVVDKAGTLRAIVDWLVATFGSQRHLAIILLSCAFTAGGALENMGEEIIPLVPVLLLLCQGFGYDALTAAAMSIGSAMIGSAFSPLNPFQAGIALKLAQLPLLSGALLRTGLLLVALALWTWWTIRHAEKHRVEPDEAHRPSAHTFDARQRVILLLITAPFVAYIVGVLKFGWGFNELSAAFFVSGLLVGLVGRLGVQGTVDAYFDGMRSVTAAAVLIGVARSISLVLEDGRVIDTILQGLVTPLASAPRAFAAVLMVPVQALLHIPVSSVSGQAVLTMPVMIPLSDLLGISRQATVLAYQAGAGLTEFWTPTNGTLMAILLSVKCPYERWLRFAAPMVVVLTLLFIAGMIAVL